The genomic region GAAGCTTTGCAACCGCAAAGGTTTTGCGTCTTCCTTGAcattaaattttcaagttttgataccaaattttaaagtaaCATGTAGCTTGCTCAACAAAGTCAGAGAAGATAATACATCTACATCCAAAAACAAACTTCAAGCTCTTTGATCCATATTTGGAGCGAAGAGATTATCTTTTTACAATGATTGTAttcacttttcttttaaatcaataaattttacttgtctatatttttcttgtcttgtaattatttttacatacaCGAAAATTTGTGTGAACAATTAGTCTTCATTAGTCATGGTATATctacacacacataaatatatgtgtgtatcATTTTTAAGTGCATGTTGTGtatgcatataattattttgcccCAAAAGTTACTTATATGAATCGATTTTACttactaaaaattatgcataatgcatttcgaaaaaaaaaaaaagtttttataaaatatagtaatttatcccccaaactttttaaaatgaagcaatttacctccttatacagggaggtaaatcgcttcattttaaaaatcataaaggggtaaattgttgtattttaaaaaatatagggaggtaaaatgctatttattttttcataagggggtaatttgttcatttgtaatatcacaatGGGTAgcttgtatttttccctactataatatatatatagagagagagacagagagattaaaatataatcatactttgtaatagtattatataatatataatgcCAAGAAAGACGTACattgatgtattttattttcagaaattctaCAAAACTATTTGTAAAACCAGAAGAATGAACAGCAAAATAACTAGACACAGAGTCTCACACCAACCAACTCATCATGCAATCGGTGTACGATTATTGATTCAAGCAGAGGAAACTGCACAAGCTGGAGGGAACAGCTGCCCTGTCACTTTTGGCTTCACATTGGCACATTCAGATGTGGCTTTTCCATCGCTTCCATGATAGGCCAGATTTATGTTACTCAACCCCACATTCTCGCATGGACTCGCACTGCTGCATCGAAGCCTCACTGCCACTTTGCTTGCCGATGTTCCCCGAATATCGTCGAAACTGACGTCACTGATCTTAACACGCGACGGCACCTTATAGAGatcaagaaaaagcaaaaccCTTTTAGAAATCCGAATTCACACCCAAGTTTAAGTTTTGACTATGGTTAATTAGTATTCGTTACGGTTTTACGTATACTAACTTTTTTTGACTTCCTTTGTAGAAACAACGGTTAATAACATATGCAGTACCTTTTTGTCGCACTTGTAAGGGCAATATTCTTGATCGATCGAAATAGGTGTGCTAACGTTGTTCATGACGATGTTCTGAAAGTGCAAGTCACGTGCTACACCCTCTGAAGGAGAAGCAGGCCATGTCTCCACCCTCACTCCACTCATAGTGTGGGTGATGGTGCAATTCTTCACTGTTACTCCAACCACTGGTTCTTCGTTGTTGTACTTGCCCAGGCTTCCGATGGCGATGCCGTGGCCCGGCCCGCACTTCACTTTCTCTATGTTCACCTGTTGGCTGCCGTCGCCCACGGACACACAGTCGTCGCCAGTTTTTATGTCAGCCTCGGTCACGTTGATCCCGCTCGAACGCACGATGTGTATGCCGTCCGTGTTCAGGCTTTGGTCTGGAGCCGAGATTCTGATGCTTCGGAATGTCACGTTCTTGCAGCTCAACACGTCAATGTGGTATTGCTTGCTATCGTAGGATGTGATGGAGTGGATCAGAGCGTTGGTGATTCTGTTGAAGCTCAAATTCTGTTTACAAAGTCCAAGAAATTAAAGGCCGGATCCACCAATCCAAATGccaatcataaaaaattctatttcgTCAAGTTATCGAACCaaaccaaatcaattataaagcAATTTTATCACGTTTCCTATGTGATCGATCACTTTCTCCTCAACTGTACACCAATTACACTGTAAAtgtattacacttattatataatttgttcaagtTCAATCGAGTCAGATACAGATTAACATTTTCCATGAGGATACATAAGAAGAtctacatttttggtcctttgTTTAACGcaaactttgaaataattttcaaaaaatgaaattttttgaaatatttaattccacATCTCAACTTCCATCAGAACGCATGTGACCATTATTTGTCGATGAAAATTTGCTTTCAGTACTAAATGTGTCGAAAAGAATGAAAAGTGGGTACCAAAAAGTGCAGACCTTTATATCTtgtgagacaaaaaatattgggggtaaaattgtatttttcttctttcataagAAGAGGGTCTAcaattttggtctcataattggattttttggaatatatgtaatttcaaaagtcATTAatcttaagaaaataaaataaaataatgattacGTGTGGGACATGTCATTtactgtctttttttttttttttttataaaagttgaaTTGTAGAGCAAAATGTGTTGAATAAAATTCAAGTCCGGgaccattttaaaatttaaagaaagcaaaatggtgaaaatgtggattttcttattatgttggactaaaaatgtaatttttcgaacgaaatatatataggaattTCTTTTGTGAAGAAAAAGGAGTGAAAAACTTACAATAGGCATGGAACCACATTTTCCTGTTCCCACACAGTTGTTCTGGTGCCAGGCGAGCTCTCCTTGCCCATCAAACCTTCCTCCTTGGAGGCCAAACCTGTCTATGCCTACGAAGTTGATCCAACCATTACGCGCCCTCAA from Sesamum indicum cultivar Zhongzhi No. 13 linkage group LG3, S_indicum_v1.0, whole genome shotgun sequence harbors:
- the LOC105158680 gene encoding exopolygalacturonase clone GBGA483 gives rise to the protein MAGIWIWMLMMAMVAGNHAAVFDVKSYGAKADGKSDDSKAILDAWKAACNSGQASNVLIPKGTYMVGSMIMEGPCKAPITIEANKARFVAPINPNQLRARNGWINFVGIDRFGLQGGRFDGQGELAWHQNNCVGTGKCGSMPINLSFNRITNALIHSITSYDSKQYHIDVLSCKNVTFRSIRISAPDQSLNTDGIHIVRSSGINVTEADIKTGDDCVSVGDGSQQVNIEKVKCGPGHGIAIGSLGKYNNEEPVVGVTVKNCTITHTMSGVRVETWPASPSEGVARDLHFQNIVMNNVSTPISIDQEYCPYKCDKKVPSRVKISDVSFDDIRGTSASKVAVRLRCSSASPCENVGLSNINLAYHGSDGKATSECANVKPKVTGQLFPPACAVSSA